The following proteins are encoded in a genomic region of Hippoglossus hippoglossus isolate fHipHip1 chromosome 3, fHipHip1.pri, whole genome shotgun sequence:
- the dmxl2 gene encoding dmX-like protein 2 isoform X6 — MHLHQVLTGAVNPGDCCYSVGSVNDVPFTAYGSGCDVVILASDFECVQIIPGAQNGNIQVGCVECSHQLGRIAASYGNTVCIFEPLSTNPNKRHKQLIYQWQKTGQFFLDAITYNLAWDPQGNRILAATERLQLWAPPLADALIEEEDGQLTEDKPHPVLNDWNCVWQCKTAASVHVAKWSPDGEYIATVGKDDCLLKVWYPTTGWRSAVVVHDPSDKKPTPVNFSFVYLAHPRSVTGMSWRKTSKFMPKGSVCNVLLTSCEDGVCRMWSETLLPEDSLLGGQISENSHSFSSSLPGLAGNKDKIQHALESIHHLKHLRRGRRRSSALVAHSELLPSQLGTQDTHTHRHIAHHANALCHFHISASINPNTDIPAVLADSAVFNPDDGSGGGGFVVHWLNNKDLSFTTSMDLFMLQLRKFSEQQMDQTTEDPLDPEGSHLKFDFDLDDISDKASSEQGEEVEPGEQGSTKASSPGSSSSMPLPSMLLERKMETLITEWNKSPDMLFTIHPTDGSFLVWHVKYLDEFNQGIFRQVQVSFSSRIPVAFPTGDANSLSKNILMYACTLTEGDSAGAADQGRMVQCVAHSASVSAGLGSHSLANTLNPRPGISPAVMMVSKHVDGSLNQWAVTFAERSAFSNVLTVSHKCRYCGHRFHLNDQACHTVLPLLLTSSHHNALLTPPSAPGSLEGEQPPTFPIPKGLPSRKQLRNAATRTFHDPNAIYSELILWRVDHIGPLSCTGGVSELARINSLHTSAFSNVAWLPTLVPSSVLGTYCNSASACFVASDGKNLRLYQAVVDARKLLDELSDPETSKLVGEVFNIVSQQSTARPGCIIELDVITNQCGANTQLLHVFQEDFILGYKPQKEPEAFAPAFPSGDDYQPAPFSEKFFLVVIEKDLNRNSVLQMWHLHLKSVQACVDEPSPDYSSQSQLMVPNQVANADSSPETSPIRPLPRSSSTANLQSASKLILSSKLVYSKRLDLPHGVEVTRATPSAGHLSSSSIYPVCLAPYLIVTTCSDSRVRFWHCAVEGDDGYSENEHDNRAYRWEPWALMNEEDDNNSAVCVSGRPVAVSCSYIGRLAVAFKQPRQGQLQGSAKDFSMHVSIYECESTGGSEWVLEQTLHLDEFTRATSTLDPRVSVDSNLFVYSRSDLYMSRDHSSPNIKHYVHLDWLSKEDGSHILTVGVGSNILMYGRISGMVNEQTYSKEGVAVITLPLGGSIKQGIRSRWILLRSVDLLSSVDGTPSLPVSLSWVRDGILVVGMDCEMHVYAQWHQDKKPGEGDEGNLSSADIAGGQTTGSSSAFEGRARSKSVFEGNTAVDEALRAPAGLQEGGLFEAAHSLSPTLPQYHPTQLLELMDLGKVRRAKAILAHLVKCIAGEVAVVRDVEAGEGGARRHLSRTISVTGSTAKDTIVAGRDGGRDYTEINSIPPLPLYALMLADLDTSYKGAEEAAKGAKAGDGDGVQKSTEDQYADLFQVQAVTTDDFVNFASDKPEKKSRVINLSQYGPTYFGPEHAQVLSSHLMHSSLPGLTRLEQMFLVALADTVATTSAEVTSSTDQQYTGGEALDECGLRYLLAMRLHTCLLTSLPPLYRMQLLHQGLSTCHFAWAFHSEAEEELLNMIPAMQRGDPQWSELRAVGVGWWIRNINTLRKLVEKLGKAAFQRHNDPLDAALFYLATKKKAVLWGLFRSQHEEKMTQFFKNNFTEDRWRKAALKNAFSLLGKQRFEQAAAFFLLAGSLKDAIEVLMEKMDDLQLAMIVARLYEADFENSPTCQGLLYEKVLGCNKDGSGYHCSRLHPDPFLRSIAYWIMKDYTRALDTLLERIPKEDDENPDETVKSCNPVVFSFYNYLRTHPLIIRRHLAEATATTAGVTTEKSSADEINLIERKLFFTTANAHFKVGCPVLALEVLSKIPKVTKRSGSSPLSKASSKGNVNSTQPLENGTQGGPDWSSPGFPAHAWGGNDSGGGSDWSQPVVKVEDDELKLDWEDDKRDDEDEDDDDDDDDDDGGGLTMKKPESESKADRGSESGRPKLQRADSQGESEVDVIAEQLKFRACLKILMTELRTLATGFEVDGGKLRFQLYNWLEKEIAGMHMICNYKVEGKEEDAEVERWGERTASVDISDEALEQTEAGAYERHQMERRRLQAKQQHSERRKAWLRKNQALLRVFLSYCSLHGAKGGGVTSVRMELLFLLQESQQETTVKQLQSPLPLPTTLPLLSACIAPTKTVIANPVLHLSNHIHDILHTVSLLEGPPHPDIMDDRVSALHTLAASLSACIYQALCDSHSYSTQTEANQFTGMVYQGLLLSERKRLRTESIEEHVTPNSAPAQWPGVSSLISLLTSAREEGQPRLNVLLCEAVVAVYLALLIHGLGTHSSNELFRLAAHPLNNRMWAAVFGGGAKLVIKPKRPEAPPAALPQPQAEDSDRYRRRFNMRMLVPGRPVKETPVNPPPVPIERPAYREKFIPPELSMWDYFVAKPFLPLSDSNALCDSDESGAEDDEDDDDAFLSDTQITEHSDPNSYSWSLIRLVMVKLAHHNVKNFLPLTGLDFTELPVTSPLSNAVLKTLEHWEQLLLERMNKFDGPPPNYINTYPTDLSAGGGPAILRHKAMLEPDNTPFKTKNHQSFPARRLWHFLVKQEVLQETLIRYIFTKKRKQCESVENHMDHISPNCIAGASRPYKVEADLGYPGGKAKIIHKESDIIMAFAINKANSNEIVLASTHDVQEVDVSTLVAVQPFTWIGEDFDKESRSSDDGDHRSSHTNISQASSIPFAPPQMQVSASMPWLGSGQTSMGASVIMKRNLNNVKRMTSHPIYQYYMTGAQDGSVRMFEWNRPQQLICFRQAGNARVTRLYFNSQGNKCGVADGEGFLSLWQVNQTSSNPKPYLSWQCHTKTCGDFAFITSSSLIATAGQSNDNRNVCLWDTLISPSNTMVHAFPCHENGATVLQYAPKQQLLITGGRKGFVCVFDIRQRQLLHTFQAHDSAIKALALDAFEDFFVTGSAEGNMKVWKVAGHGLMHSFSSEHAKQSIFRNIGAGVMQVETRPGNRIFTCGADGTLKMRVLPDRYNIPSSLVDVL; from the exons GCCTATGGCTCCGGCTGTGATGTAGTGATCTTGGCCAGTGactttgagtgtgtgcagattATCCCTGGAGCTCAGAATGGAAACATACAGGTGGGCTGCGTGGAGTGCTCCCACCAGCTTGGCAGG ATCGCTGCATCCTATGGAAACACAGTCTGCATCTTTGAACCTCTTTCCACCAACCCAAACAAACGGCATAAG CAGCTTATCTATCAGTGGCAAAAGACGGGACAGTTCTTCCTCGATGCCATCACCTACAACCTGGCCTGGGACCCACAAG GGAACCGTATCCTAGCAGCAACCGAGCGGCTCCAGCTGTGGGCTCCTCCGCTGGCAGATGCCCTgatagaggaggaagatgggCAGTTGACTGAGGACAAGCCCCACCCTGTCCTTAATGACTGGAACTGCGTCTGGCAGTGCAA AACTGCTGCATCTGTTCACGTTGCGAAGTGGTCTCCTGATGGCGAGTATATTGCAACAGTTGGGAAG GATGACTGTTTACTTAAGGTGTGGTATCCCACCACGGGCTGGCGATCTGCAGTGGTGGTCCACGACCCCTCCGATAAAAAGCCTACTCCTGTCAACTTCTCCTTTGTTTACCTGGCGCATCCTCGCTCGGTCACTGGTATGTCCTGGAGGAAGACCAGCAAGTTCATGCCCAA GGGTTCAGTGTGCAACGTGTTGCTGACGTCCTGCGAGGATGGTGTTTGTAGAATGTGGTCGGAGACCCTGCTTCCAGAAGACAGCCTGCTCGGGGGACAGATCTCTGAGAACTCGCACTCCTTCAGCTCCAGCCTGCCAGGCTTGGCAGGCAATAAAGACAAGATCCAGCATGCTTTAGAG TCAATCCACCATCTGAAGCATCTGCGGCGCGGTCGACGACGGTCCTCTGCACTGGTGGCACATAGTGAGCTGCTGCCCTCTCAGCTCGGCACGCAGGACACTCACACTCACCGCCACATCGCTCATCACGCCAATGCCCTGTGTCACTTTCACATCTCAGCCAGTATTAACCCCAACACAG aTATCCCAGCAGTGCTGGCCGACTCTGCAGTGTTCAACCCAGATGATGGCTCCGGTGGCGGCGGCTTCGTGGTTCACTGGCTCAACAATAAGGACCTTAGCTTCACTACTTCCATGGACCTCTTTATGCTGCAGCTCCGTAAGTTCTCTGAACAGCAGATGGACCAGACTACTGAGGATCCCCTGGACCCTGAGGGATCCCATTTGAAGTTTGACTTTG ACCTAGACGACATATCCGATAAAGCGTCCTCAGAACAAGGTGAAGAGGTTGAGCCAGGGGAGCAGGGAAGCACCAAGGCGTCCTCCCCAGGATCCAGCTCCAGCATGCCTTTACCCTCCATGTTGCtagagaggaagatggagactCTGATCACAGAGTGGAACAAGAGCCCAGACATGCTGTTCACCATACACCCTACAGATGGATCGTTCCTGGTTTGGCATGTAAAGTACTTGGACGAATTCAACCAGGGTATCTTCAGACAGGTTCAG GTGTCCTTCTCTTCCCGTATTCCAGTGGCATTTCCTACAGGCGATGCCAACTCGCTGAGTAAAAACATCCTGATGTACGCGTGCACTTTGACCGAGGGTGACAGTGCTGGGGCAGCGGACCAGGGGAGAATGGTTCAATGTGTCGCCCACTCTGCTTCAGTGTCGGCCGGCCTGGGTTCACACTCCCTGGCCAACACTCTCAACCCTCGCCCTGGCATCAGCCCTGCTGTCATGATGGTCTCCAAGCATGTTGATGGATCCCTCAACCAG TGGGCAGTGACATTTGCCGAGCGCTCTGCCTTCTCAAACGTATTGACTGTATCTCATAAATGCCGGTACTGTGGCCACCGCTTTCATCTGAACGACCAAGCCTGCCACACagtgctgccactgctgctgacctcctCTCATCATAACGCCCTGCTCACGCCTCCCTCAGCACCTGGCAGCCTGGAGGGAGAGCAGCCTCCTACCTTTCCCATACCAAAGGGACTTCCCAG TAGGAAGCAGCTTCGTAATGCAGCTACAAGGACCTTCCATGACCCTAACGCCATCTACAGTGAGCTGATCCTGTGGAGGGTGGATCATATTGGACCCCTGTCCTGCACTGGAGGTGTCTCCGAACTGGCCCGAATCAACTCCCTTCACACCTCCGCTTTCAGCAATGTTGCTTGGCTACCCACACTCGTACCCAGCTCTGTGCTCG GAACTTACTGTAACAGTGCCAGCGCCTGCTTCGTGGCATCAGATGGCAAAAATCTACGTCTCTATCAAGCGGTGGTGGATGCCAGAAAATTACTGGATGAGCTGTCAGATCCTGAAACGTCT AAACTGGTGGGCGAAGTGTTCAACATTGTCAGCCAGCAGTCCACTGCCAGACCTGGGTGTATCATAGAGTTGGATGTCATCACAAACCAG TGTGGCGCCAACACCCAGCTGCTGCATGTCTTCCAAGAGGACTTCATTCTAGGTTACAAGCCGCAGAAAGAGCCAGAAGCATTTGCACCGGCCTTTCCATCTGGCGACG ATTATCAACCTGCCCCATTCTCTGAGAAGTTCTTTCTGGTGGTGATAGAGAAGGATCTCAACAGGAACTCTGTCCTGCAGATGTGGCACCTGCACCTGAAATCTGTGCAAGCCTGTGTGG ATGAACCAAGCCCAGATTATAGCTCCCAGAGTCAGCTAATGGTTCCTAATCAAGTCGCGAATGCCGACTCGTCTCCTGAGACCTCTCCGATCAGACCCCTGCCACGGTCATCCTCCACAGCCAACCTGCAGTCAGCCAGCAAACTCATCCTCAGCTCCAAGCTGGTGTACAGCAAGCGACTCGACCTGCCCCACGGCGTGGAGGTTACCAGGGCCACCCCCTCTGCAG GTcacctcagctcctcctctatCTACCCTGTGTGTCTGGCTCCGTACCTGATTGTTACAACCTGCTCTGATTCTCGCGTGCGGTTCTGGCACTGTGCTGTGGAGGGCGATGACGGGTATAGTGAGAATGAGCACGACAACAGGGCTTACCGCTGGGAGCCCTGGGCCCTGATGAATGAGGAGGATGATAACAACAGTGCCGTGTGTGTGTCGGGGCGGCCTGTAGCTGTGTCCTGCTCCTACATCGGCCGGCTGGCAGTGGCCTTTAAACAGCCACGACAAGGACAG CTCCAGGGCTCTGCAAAAGACTTCTCTATGCATGTCTCGATTTATGAGTGTGAGTCCACCGGTGGATCTGAGTGGGTTTTAGAGCAAACTCTTCACTTGGATGAGTTCACAAGGGCCACGTCAACCCTGGATCCAAGAGTCAGTGTGGACTCCAACCTGTTTGTCTACAGCAG GTCGGACCTCTACATGAGCAGAGACCATAGCTCCCCCAACATAAAGCACTATGTTCATCTGGACTGGCTGTCGAAGGAGGATGGATCTCACATCCTCACTGTGGGGGTTGGATCCAACATTCTCATGTATGGCCGTATTTCTGGCATGGTCAACGAGCAGACTTACAGCAAAGAGGGAGTGGCTGTCATTACCCTTCCTCTAGGGGGCAGTATCAAACAGGGGATCCGCTCACGCTGGATCCTGCTTCGGTCTGTGGACCTCCTGTCCTCAGTGGATGGCACACCATCTCTGCCAGTCTCCCTGTCATGGGTAAGGGACGGCATCCTAGTTGTGGGCATGGATTGTGAGATGCATGTGTATGCCCAGTGGCATCAGGACAAGAAGCCTGGTGAGGGAGACGAGGGCAACCTCTCATCCGCAGACATTGCTGGAGGTCAAACCACCGGTTCCTCCTCAGCCTTTGAAGGGAGAGCCAGGTCCAAGAGTGTGTTTGAAGGAAACACTGCAGTGGACGAGGCCCTTCGTGCGCCGGCTGGACTTCAGGAAGGGGGACTGTTTGAGGCTGCCCACTCCCTGTCTCCAACTCTACCCCAGTACCATCCCACACAGCTGCTAGAACTCATGGACCTGGGCAAGGTTCGCCGTGCCAAG GCCATCCTTGCTCACCTGGTTAAGTGTATTGCCGGGGAAGTTGCTGTGGTGAGGGATGTGGAGGCCGGTGAGGGCGGAGCCAGGAGACATCTGTCGCGAACCATCAGTGTGACTGGCAGCACAGCGAAAGACACCATTGTCGCAGGCCGTGACGGAGGCAGGGACTACACAGAGATTAACTCCATCCCTCCACTGCCCCTTTATGCACTCATGCTGGCTGATCTAGATACCTCATATAAGGGAGCGGAAGAGGCTGCTAAGGGAGCCAAAGCGGGGGATGGCGATGGAGTGCAGAAGTCCACAGAGGACCAGTATGCTGACCTCTTCCAG GTGCAAGCGGTCACCACAGATGACTTTGTAAACTTTGCCTCAGACAAACCAGAGAAGAAGTCTCGAGTTATCAACCTCTCTCAATATGGACCCACTTACTTCGGACCAGAGCACGCCCAG GTATTGTCCAGTCACCTCATGCACTCCAGCTTACCGGGGCTGACCAGACTCGAGCAGATGTTCTTGGTGGCCTTGGCTGACACCGTTGCAACCACCAGTGCTGAGGTCACGAGCTCCACTGATCAGCAGTACACAG gTGGTGAGGCTCTGGACGAGTGTGGGCTGAGGTACCTGCTGGCCATGCGTCTCCATACTTGCCTGCTCACCTCTCTGCCCCCTTTGTACCGCATGCAGCTGCTCCACCAGG GTCTATCAACGTGCCACTTTGCATGGGCCTTCCACTCCGAAGCGGAAGAGGAGCTGCTCAACATGATCCCAGCGATGCAGAGAGGAGACCCACAGTGGTCTGAGCTCAGAGCTGTGGGAGTGGGTTGGTGGATACGCAACATCAACACCCTGCGGAAACTGGTGGAAAAG TTAGGTAAAGCTGCCTTCCAGAGACACAATGACCCTTTAGATGCTGCTCTGTTCTACTTGGCCACGAAGAAGAAAGCTGTCCTGTGGGGGCTCTTCAG GTCTCAGCATGAGGAGAAGATGACTCAGTTCTTCAAAAACAACTTCACTGAAGATCGCTGGCGAAAGGCAGCCCTGAAAAATGCTTTCTCATTGCTGGGAAAGCAGCGCTTTGAACAggctgctgctttctttctACTGGCTGGATCACTGAAAGACGCCATAGAG GTGCTGATGGAGAAGATGGACGATCTCCAGTTAGCCATGATAGTAGCCAGGTTGTACGAGGCCGACTTTGAGAACTCACCCACTTGCCAGGGCCTCCTGTATGAGAAAGTCCTGGGCTGTAACAAAGATGGAAGTGGTTACCACTGCTCCAGACTGCACCCGGACCCATTCCTCCGCAGCATAGCCTACTGGATTATGAAGGATTACACTCGAGCCCTGGACACACTGCTGGAGCGAATCCCCAAAGAGGATGATGAGAATCCTG ATGAGACGGTGAAATCTTGCAACCCTGTGGTGTTTAGTTTCTATAACTACCTGAGGACACACCCACTGATCATCCGTCGCCACCTTGCCGAGGCCACAGCGACAACTGCGGGCGTCACCACTGAGAAGAGCAGCGCGGATGAGATCAACCTTATAGAGCGCAAACTGTTCTTCACTACAGCCAATGCACACTTCAAG GTGGGCTGCCCAGTTCTGGCTCTGGAAGTGCTATCCAAGATTCCCAAAGTTACCAAGAGATCTGGCTCCTCGCCGCTCAGCAAAGCTTCATCCAAGGGCAACGTAAACTCAACCCAACCCCTGGAAAATGGCACCCAGGGCGGTCCGGACTGGAGCTCACCAGGATTCCCTGCCCATGCCTGGGGAGGAAATGATAGTGGGGGAGGGTCAGACTGGAGCCAGCCTGTAGTCAAGGTGGAGGACGACGAGCTGAAGCTGGACTGGGAAGATGACAAgagagatgatgaagatgaagatgatgatgatgatgatgatgatgatgatggtggcgGTCTGACAATGAAGAAACCAGAGTCTGAGTCCAAAGCCGACAGGGGCTCAGAGAGTGGAAGGCCCAAACTACAGAGAGCAGACTCACAG GGTGAGTCGGAGGTGGATGTCATTGCAGAGCAGCTGAAGTTCCGTGCCTGTCTGAAAATCCTCATGACAGAGCTGCGTACACTGGCCACAGGTTTCGAGGTGGACGGAGGGAAGCTACGCTTTCAACTCTACAATTGGCTGGAGAAGGAAATAGCAGGCATGCATATGATCTGCAACTACAAG GTGGAGGGAAAGGAGGAAGATGCAGAGGTGGAGCGGTGGGGAGAGCGCACGGCATCAGTGGACATATCAGATGAGGCCCTGGAGCAGACGGAGGCCGGGGCCTACGAGCGTCACCAGATGGAGCGACGTCGTCTTCAGGCCAAGCAGCAGCACTCTGAGAGGCGAAAGGCGTGGCTGAGGAAGAACCAGGCCCTGCTGAGGGTGTTTCTGTCCTACTGCAGCCTCCATGGAGCCAAGGGAGGAGGAGTCACTTCTGTTCGCATGGAGCTTCTGTTCCTTCTGCAGGAGAGCCAGCAG GAGACCACAGTGAAACAGCTGCAGTCTCCTCTGCCGCTGCCGACTACACTGCCTCTGCTATCAGCTTGCATCGCCCCCACCAAGACGGTCATAGCGAATCCCGTTCTCCACCTCAGCAACCACATTCACGACATTCTCCACACCGTCAGCCTGTTGGAGGGCCCGCCACATCCTGACATAATGGATGATCGG GTCAGCGCTCTACACACACTAGCAGCTTCTCTGTCTGCTTGCATCTATCAAGCATTGTGCGACAGCCACAGCTACAG CACCCAGACAGAGGCCAACCAGTTTACAGGGATGGTTTACCAGGGCCTGTTACTCAGTGAGAGGAAAAGACTTCGCACTGAAAGCATTGAGGAACATGTAACTCCCAACTCCGCTCCTGCACAATGGCCAG gtgtgtCGTCCCTGATTTCTCTGTTGACGTCTGCCAGGGAGGAGGGCCAGCCAAGGCTCAACGTGCTGCTGTGTGAAGCAGTCGTGGCTGTTTATCTCGCGCTGCTCATTCATGGCCTGGGTACTCACAGCAGCAATGAACTCTTCCGCCTGGCTGCACATCCCCTCAACAACCGCATGTGGGCCGCTGTCTTTGGAGGAGGGGCCAAACTCGTTATTAAGCCAAAGAGGCCTGAGGCCCCACCAG CGGCTCTCCCTCAGCCCCAAGCAGAGGACTCGGACCGATACAGGCGCAGGTTCAACATGAGGATGCTCGTTCCTGGTCGCCCCGTAAAGGAGACGCCGGTCAACCCACCCCCTGTGCCCATAGAGAGACCCGCCTACAGGGAGAAGTTCATCCCCCCCGAGCTGAGCATGTGGGACTACTTTGTGGCCAAA CCTTTCCTGCCGCTGTCAGACAGCAACGCTCTGTGCGACTCAGATGAAAGCGGCGCAGAGGATGACGAAGACGATGACGACGCCTTCCTTTCTGACACACAGATAACGGAGCACTCCGACCCCAACTCCTACAG CTGGTCTCTGATCCGCCTGGTCATGGTGAAGCTGGCGCATCACAATGTCAAGaacttcctccctctcaccgGCCTCGACTTCACAG AACTGCCAGTCACTTCCCCTCTAAGCAACGCTGTGCTGAAGACTTTAGAGCACTGGGAGCAGCTTCTGCTGGAGCGAATGAACAAGTTTGACGGCCCGCCTCCCAACTACATCAACACTTACCCTACTGACCTCAGCGCAGGAGGTGGCCCTGCCATTCTCCGACACAAGGCCATGCTGGAGCCAGACAACACACCCTTCAA GACAAAGAACCACCAGTCCTTTCCAGCGCGACGTCTTTGGCACTTCCTGGTCAAACAGGAAGTTCTTCAGGAGACTTTGATCCGTTACATCTTTACTAAAAAAAGGAAGCAGTGTGAG tcTGTAGAGAACCATATGGACCATATAAGCCCAAACTGCATAGCAGGAGCTAGCCGTCCCTATAAG GTGGAGGCAGATCTGGGGTACCCAGGAGGCAAAGCTAAAATCATTCACAAGGAGTCTGATATTATCATGGCCTTTGCCATCAATAAG gcCAACTCCAATGAGATTGTGTTGGCCTCTACTCATGATGTCCAGGAGGTGGACGTGTCCACTCTAGTGGCTGTTCAGCCTTTCACCTGGATAGGAGAGGACTTTGATAAGGAGTCCCGCAG ctcTGACGACGGTGACCATCGTTCCTCTCACACCAACATTTCCCAGGCCAGCTCGATCCCTTTTGCACCCCCACAGATGCAGGTCTCTGCATCTATGCCGTGGCTCGGCAGTGGACAGACCAGCATGGGAGCCAGTGTG attaTGAAGAGGAATTTAAACAATGTAAAGAGGATGACGTCTCACCCCATATATCAGTATT aCATGACGGGTGCTCAGGATGGCAGTGTCAGAATGTTTGAATGGAACCGACCTCAGCAGCTTATCTGCTTCAGACAAGCAGGCAACGCCAGAGTCACCCGGCTCTATTTCAACTCCCAGGGCAATAAG TGTGGAGTTGCGGATGGAGAGGGCTTCCTCAGTCTCTGGCAGGTCAACCAGACATCGTCCAACCCCAAACCCTACCTG AGTTGGCAGTGCCACACTAAGACCTGCGGTGATTTCGCCTTCATCACGTCCTCCAGCCTCATCGCCACAGCCGGCCAGTCCAACGATAACAG AAATGTTTGCCTGTGGGATACTCTGATTTCACCAAGCAATACCATGGTCCATG CGTTCCCCTGCCATGAGAACGGGGCCACTGTGCTGCAGTACGCTCCtaaacagcagctgctgatCACCGGAGGCAGAAAGGGCTTTGTGTGCGTGTTCGACATCCGCCAGAGGCAGCTGCTCCACACTTTCCAGGCCCATGACTCAGCCATCAAGGCCCTCGCCCTGGATGCCTTCGAGGACTTCTTCGTCACGGGCTCCGCAGAGGGCAACATGAAG GTGTGGAAAGTAGCCGGCCACGGGCTCATGCACTCTTTCAGCAGCGAGCACGCCAAGCAGTCCATCTTCCGCAACATCGGCGCCGGCGTGATGCAGGTGGAGACGCGGCCCGGCAATCGCATCTTCACGTGTGGAGCAGACGGCACCCTGAAGATGAGGGTCCTCCCCGACCGCTACAACATCCCTAGCAGCTTGGTCGACGTCCTGTAA